Within the Bacillus pumilus genome, the region GCACGCAGCGCAAAAGATTCCAGTTCACTATTTGGTCCTGCTGCTAACATGATGCGCATGGCCTGTTGATTCACTTTTATCTCCTCCAGACTATGATAAAAATAAAACCATTTTTTCCTCATCTGCATATGTATGATCTGGCCATTTTAGTGCTTTTTCTTCAAGCGCGTATGACTCAAATCCAACAGAGCGGTATAAGCGTTTGGCTGAGTGATTGGTTGTCACGACTGATAAATACATTTGCTCGATGTCCTGTTGATCTCTCGCAAAGGAAAGAACTTCCGTTATCAAGGCCTTGCCTACACCTTTCCCGCGGGCACCCGCTGTAACATACATCGCTACTACATTCGCTCGGTGCTTTAATTTCTGTAAGCTTTCTTGAATGAGCGTGACCATGCCCACAAGCTTCCCTTTATCAAAAGCGCCAAAAGTCCACATAGATTGTACAGAAGCAAAACGGGCTGCGTATTTTTCTATTGTACCGATCTGCTCTTCTTCATAACTCATCGCAAAGCCCTCTGGATGTAATCGTAGTGCTTCTAGTCTCAACGCGGCATATTCTTCAGCATCATCTGGTGTTAACAATCGAATATCCAGAACATCGCCTCCAATAGAAGATTGATACTTCCAATTTTATCTTGAAAGGAGCTTTTGTTCAAAATGTTTCTCTTGAAAATAAAAAGGCATCCCATAACAGGATGCCTCCCTCCATTACCACTTGCAGCGTTTCACTGGACGACAGCAAGGGTTATTGATATCACTGCCGCAATCGTATTCTTTCACGATATACTCGTTATGAGTCGACTCCGTGACAGGATAGTAGTTTTCAATTCGTTTGATATTTTTATTGACGTTTGTGATATGCGTTGGATGAATTTTTCTGATAGTCTGTTCATTCGTTCTTGTGTTGACAATTTGACGTGTGGGGAAAACAACCGTTTCATCTCCTCCTTGGTTTCCTCTGCGAGGTCCAAAGAAAAAATCATCTAATCGGCTCATCTCTAGCACCCCTTCAATTTGTCTTTCACTTACACTGTATCGTATGTAAGAGACGTCATTTGTGATTAGATGCTTGTCTATTTTTAAAAAAATCCACTATTTATCTCGTTTTCTCTTTCTTTACAAAAGGGCAACTTTAACATATTATACAAATGATATATTATGGTAGCAGAAATAGGACGCCATAACCCTCCCACTCATCATCAAACACGAGGTGAACGATATGATCAATACGACACAACCAATCGAACGAAACAAGCTAGACATTGCACTTGAATTGACTCAATTACATTTGAATCGATATGAAACGAATCATCCTGATCAGCTGAGTGAGGTTTATGCGAAATATTATGCACTGCTTGAAGTGCTGGACCTGTCTTCTTATGATCAATTGATTGATTTATTGCCGGATGAGCTAAAACAGACGCTTGAGTAAAAGACCCTCTATCCATATGGGATAGAGGGTTTAAGATTGTTGACAAAAGGCTAAAATGATCTTGATTTTAGCCCTTTGTCTTCTTTTCAGCGTAATAGAAAACCTTTGCAGCCCTAGGAAGGACGAGTACTGGAGCGGAGCGAATTTGTCATTCGTGAGCACCAGCACGCAGGACTGACACCAAATGCGAGGGTTTGTCTACACGCTGAACCCTCTATCCACATGGGATAGAGGGTTTTCTTTATACTCGTGCTGCCATATCGGTTTCGATTTGTTCTAAGCTTCTTCCTTTTGTTTCAACTAGCACAAAGCGGGTGAATAATAGTCCGATTAAGCAGATGACACCAAACGAGGAGAAAATGACCCCAAAGCTGAATTTGTCTGCCAGGATAGGGAACACGAGTCCAACGGCTAACGATCCCGTCCAGTTAAAGGCAGATGAAATACCTGCACCGATACCTCTGACAGAAAGCGGGAAAATTTCGCCGATGATGATCCACGTGATCGGTGCCCATGAGAAGGCGTAGCACAAGATAAAGCAGCAAAGTGAAATTAAGGTCACCCAGTTTAAAATACCTTCACTAACGCCAAGTGCACCTAATGCAGCTGGTGCAAAGAAAGAAAGAGCCATGCCCGTTCCCCCTACGGTGAGAATCGTTCGGCGGTCGAATCGGTCGACAAATTGTAAAAAGATCACGGTGGTGACGACAAAAATGACACCGACAATCACTGTAAAACCTGCGGCAACTTGAGGTGCAAGCCCTACATTTCGAGCAATACTTGTTGCATAGTACACAATGGAGTTCGCCCCTTGAATTTGCTGAAGGGTCGCCATCCCAACCCCTATGAAAAGAGCCATTCTGAATTTCTTTTGGAACAATTCGCGAATACCAGAGCGTTCTTCTTTCGCGACTTCTAAAATTTCCTGCATTTCTTCTTCAATTTCTTCACGAGAAGAGCGTAGTGACCCTAATACTTCCCGTGCTTTATGCGCCATTCCGTGTTTAATTAAATACCTCGGAGATTCAGGAAGCTTCAGCATCCCAATATAAAGCACGATAGCAAATAAAGCGGCGCTACCGAGCATCCAGCGCCAGCTGTCTGGAATAGGTTCAAACACAAATGCAACGATATAGCTTAGCAATAGTCCGCTCACGATCATGAGCTGATTGAGCCCAGACAATTTCCCGCGAATTTTAGCAGGAGCAATTTCAGACATGTATGCCGGCACCAAAGATGAGGCTGTACCAACGGCTGTTCCTAAAAAGATACGTGCAATGGTTAATGAAATCTCTTCTGGTGCGATAGCTGATCCGATCGCTCCGACAAAAAAGATAACGGATGAGACCAAAATAAGCTTTCTTCGGCCAAATTTATCCCCTAACAGACCGCTTAAAATGGAGCCGATAATCGCCCCGCCCATTAATGAAGAGACGACAATTCCAAGCCATAATGGGCTGAGCTGAAATTCTTGCTGAATATGTCCTTCTGCCCCTGCAATAATTCCAATATCATATCCGAATAAGATGCCTGCAAAGGACCCGAAAAAGAAGATAAATTTGCTTGACACTTTTTTCTCCAAGTGGATGACCCCCTCACTTAATTAACCGCTTTCATTTCATCCCGTGCTTCTACTGCACGCAGTAGAAGACCTTTCACCCTTCTATAAAACGACATACTCTGCACTCACAAGCTTTGCAAAATGAACAATTTGATCAACCGATAAATTGAGGGATACGACTGTATGATGACCCCCGCCTTGCTTAATCCATGCTTTGACGCCGTCCTGAAAATTCGGCTTGATTTTCCAGAGCACACGTGCCACCGGTAAATGAGGTGCTGCTTCCTCCGGCTCAAAGGCTTCAACTTCTTGTATAAGCCATTTGAAATGAGTACCAAAATCAGCAATAGAAACGACAACACCTTCCCCAGCTTTTCCATCAAACACAAGGCGAGCTGGATCTTCCCTGTTTCCGATTCCAAGCGGAGATACGACAATGACAGGTTTCGTATGGGCAAGCGCCGGATCTACTTCTAACATATGAGATTGCAGCACTGCTTCCTGTCCAGACGTCATTTCATACGTATAGTCCTCCATAAAACCAGTGGATTGATGATGACTCATCACCTTTAATAATCGGTCCAGCGCAGCCGTTTTCCAATCGCCTTCCCCGGCAAAGCCATATCCCTTTGCCATCAGCCGCTGTACCGCAAGTCCTGGCAGTTGCTTCATTCCATGTAAATCTTCAAAGTTCGTCGTAAAAGCATTGTAGCCGCCTTCATCTAAAAAGCGTTGGATGGCAATCTCATACCGTGCTTGCACCTTGACACTTTTTTCCCAATCTTCAACTGAATACGTTCCATACTCTACATCATACTGCAATAAATACTCCGCAAATAATGCATCTACCTCTGCTTCTTCTACTGCATTCACATATTCGACGAGATCGCCTATCCCAAAGTAATCAACGGTCCACCCTAACTGAATCTGGGCTTCGATTTTATCTCCTTCTGTGACAGCCACATGGCGCATGTTGTCACCAAACCTTGCCACTTTAATCTGAAAGCTTTCATGATAGGCGGCTGCCACATCCATCCAATCAGCGATTTGCTGCTGCACCTCCGGCTTAGACCAGTGCTCTGCAACAATTTGATTTTGTTTATTTAATCGTGCATTGATATAGCCATATTCTCTGTCTCCATGTGCCGATTGATGAAGATTCATATAGTCCATGTCGATCGTGTCCCACGGAATTTTTTCATAATACTGTGTGACAAGATGTAAAAGAGGCTTCTGCAAAAGATTGGTCCCGCGTATCCACATTTTTGCCGGTGAAAATGTATGCATCCACGTCATGACGCCGACAACCTCATCGCGATAATTAACCTCTTTCATCAGCTTTGTGATTTGATCTGCGCTGACAGCTAGCTCCTGCAAGATCACTGGATAAGGAAGTAAACCGCTCTCATTTAAGGCATCCGTCATTTTTTGTGCATCTGCTTTTACTTTCTGTAGTGCTTCATCTCCGTATAAATGCTGTGATCCGACAATAAACCAGCATTCTTTATGTTGACTTGTTAACATAGGTATCCCTCTTTTCTTTATGTTGAAGGTTTTTGTCCGTAATACGCATGTTCGCCATGTTTTCTTAAGTAATGTTTATCTAAAATTCGCTGCGGAAGAGGCTCCGCGTATTCATTTAATTGCTTTGCGAATAAATTCATTTTGGCGACTTCTTCTAAAATCACACTGTTTGTGACCGCACTTTTTGCATCTTTCCCCCACGTAAATGGGCCGTGGCCTTGAAGCAATACACCTGGCACTGCCATCACATCTAGATTTCTTTTCTCAAACGTTTCGATGATCAACCGGCCCGTTTCTACCTCATAACCGCGATTGACTTCTTCTTCTGTCAGAAATCGAGCACATGGAACAGCACCGTAAAATGTATCAGCATGTGTTGTACCCATTGCCTGTAAATCGAGACCTGCCTGCGCCCAAACGGTTGCCCACATGGAATGGCTATGTGAAATACCGCCGATTTCATCAAAGTGTTTGTAAAGGACAGCGTGTGTTGCTGTATCTGATGAAGGGCTGTATTCCCCTTCCACTACTTCACCGTCAAAGTCGACTACAACCATATCTTTCGCTGATAATTGATCATACGCTATACCGCTAGGCTTAATAACAAATAGACCGCTGTCACGATCACACGCACTGACATTGCCCCATGTGAATTTCACAAGTCCGTACTTCGGTAAATCTAAATTGGCTTCGAATACTTCTTCTTTTAAGCGTTCTAGCATACAGTTGTCACTCCTTTCTTTGGCACGAGATGTGCTACTGCCGCCTCTTCAATCGGAAGGCCGTCTTGATAGCGCTTTAAAAATTCACCAAAGCCTTTGACATCAAGCGTGTCGGGTTCTATCAGTTCTTCTGATGTATCGGCAAACACTTGATGCGTAAGAAATTCAGGCAATGTTTGCTGCTGATGATGGACCATATAGGAAGCGAGGACAGCCATTCCAAACGCACCGCCTTCTCCCGCAGTGGAAACGACTGATACAGGTGTATCAAGCGCTGCCGCCACCATTTTTTGACCAACGAGCGGTGTTTTAAATAAGCCTCCATGTGCTAACAAACGATCTATTACAACATGTTCTTGTTCTTTTAACCGATCCATCCCTATTTTCATTGCGCCAAAAGCAGAAAAAAGATGGGTACGCATGAAGTTAGCCAGATTAAAGCGGCTTTCAGCTGATCTGACAAAAAGAGGTCTTCCTTCTGGCAGTCTTGTAATATTTTCACCAGAATAATAGCCATAACTTAAGAGTCCTCCGCCATCTCGATCTGCTTCTAACGCCTGCTGTAATAAGGCTGCATATACCTTTTCTGACGACACTTGCACGCCTAATGCGTCGAATGCCTCTCTGAAGATATTCATCCAAGCATTTAAGTCACTTGTACAGTTGTTCGCATGAACCATTGCGACTGGTAGTCCGTCCGGCGTTGTGACCATATCCACTTCTGGATATACACCCTTTAGCTCCTGCTCTAGCACAATCATGGCAAAAACAGATGTCCCAACTGAAATGTTCCCTGTCCGTTTTTCTACACTATTGGTTGCCACCATTCCCGTTCCTGCGTCACCTTCTGGGGGGCAAAATGGAATCCCTGGCTGCAAATGTTTGCCTTGATCTAAAATGGCTGCTCCTGCTGCCGTTAACACGCCAGCCTCCTCGCCTGCTAAATAAACACGCGGTAGAAGGTGACGGAGCTTCCACGGATAGCCCTTTTCTGCGATCAAGTCTTCAAATTGATGGAGCATTTCTTCATTGTAATCCTTCGTTTGTTCATCAATTGGGAACATACCTGACGCATCCCCGATACCAATGGCCTGCTTTCCTGTTAACAGCCAGTGAATGTATCCTGATAGGGTGGTCATATATTCTAAACGGGAAAGATGTTTTTCCTCTTCTAATATGGCTTGATACAAATGGGCTATGCTCCATCTTTCTGGAATATGAAATTGGAAGACATCCGTCAGTTTTTGACTCGCCTCAATGGTTGTGGCATTCCGCCATGTGCGAAACGGAACGAGGACCTCCCCTGTATGATCACATGCCACATAGCCATGCATCATCGCTGATACCCCAATGGAGCCAATGGTTTGAATGGTTACGTCATACCTTTGCTCAACTTGCTCTTTCATCTCTC harbors:
- a CDS encoding GNAT family N-acetyltransferase, encoding MLTPDDAEEYAALRLEALRLHPEGFAMSYEEEQIGTIEKYAARFASVQSMWTFGAFDKGKLVGMVTLIQESLQKLKHRANVVAMYVTAGARGKGVGKALITEVLSFARDQQDIEQMYLSVVTTNHSAKRLYRSVGFESYALEEKALKWPDHTYADEEKMVLFLS
- a CDS encoding spore coat protein yields the protein MSRLDDFFFGPRRGNQGGDETVVFPTRQIVNTRTNEQTIRKIHPTHITNVNKNIKRIENYYPVTESTHNEYIVKEYDCGSDINNPCCRPVKRCKW
- a CDS encoding sugar porter family MFS transporter gives rise to the protein MEKKVSSKFIFFFGSFAGILFGYDIGIIAGAEGHIQQEFQLSPLWLGIVVSSLMGGAIIGSILSGLLGDKFGRRKLILVSSVIFFVGAIGSAIAPEEISLTIARIFLGTAVGTASSLVPAYMSEIAPAKIRGKLSGLNQLMIVSGLLLSYIVAFVFEPIPDSWRWMLGSAALFAIVLYIGMLKLPESPRYLIKHGMAHKAREVLGSLRSSREEIEEEMQEILEVAKEERSGIRELFQKKFRMALFIGVGMATLQQIQGANSIVYYATSIARNVGLAPQVAAGFTVIVGVIFVVTTVIFLQFVDRFDRRTILTVGGTGMALSFFAPAALGALGVSEGILNWVTLISLCCFILCYAFSWAPITWIIIGEIFPLSVRGIGAGISSAFNWTGSLAVGLVFPILADKFSFGVIFSSFGVICLIGLLFTRFVLVETKGRSLEQIETDMAARV
- the araA gene encoding L-arabinose isomerase, with product MLTSQHKECWFIVGSQHLYGDEALQKVKADAQKMTDALNESGLLPYPVILQELAVSADQITKLMKEVNYRDEVVGVMTWMHTFSPAKMWIRGTNLLQKPLLHLVTQYYEKIPWDTIDMDYMNLHQSAHGDREYGYINARLNKQNQIVAEHWSKPEVQQQIADWMDVAAAYHESFQIKVARFGDNMRHVAVTEGDKIEAQIQLGWTVDYFGIGDLVEYVNAVEEAEVDALFAEYLLQYDVEYGTYSVEDWEKSVKVQARYEIAIQRFLDEGGYNAFTTNFEDLHGMKQLPGLAVQRLMAKGYGFAGEGDWKTAALDRLLKVMSHHQSTGFMEDYTYEMTSGQEAVLQSHMLEVDPALAHTKPVIVVSPLGIGNREDPARLVFDGKAGEGVVVSIADFGTHFKWLIQEVEAFEPEEAAPHLPVARVLWKIKPNFQDGVKAWIKQGGGHHTVVSLNLSVDQIVHFAKLVSAEYVVL
- a CDS encoding L-ribulose-5-phosphate 4-epimerase, translating into MLERLKEEVFEANLDLPKYGLVKFTWGNVSACDRDSGLFVIKPSGIAYDQLSAKDMVVVDFDGEVVEGEYSPSSDTATHAVLYKHFDEIGGISHSHSMWATVWAQAGLDLQAMGTTHADTFYGAVPCARFLTEEEVNRGYEVETGRLIIETFEKRNLDVMAVPGVLLQGHGPFTWGKDAKSAVTNSVILEEVAKMNLFAKQLNEYAEPLPQRILDKHYLRKHGEHAYYGQKPST
- a CDS encoding xylulokinase, with amino-acid sequence MNHEETTKALKEGRTSLGIEFGSTRIKAILIDEAFQPIAQGAFEWESSLQEGIWTYNLIDIITGLQVAYREMKEQVEQRYDVTIQTIGSIGVSAMMHGYVACDHTGEVLVPFRTWRNATTIEASQKLTDVFQFHIPERWSIAHLYQAILEEEKHLSRLEYMTTLSGYIHWLLTGKQAIGIGDASGMFPIDEQTKDYNEEMLHQFEDLIAEKGYPWKLRHLLPRVYLAGEEAGVLTAAGAAILDQGKHLQPGIPFCPPEGDAGTGMVATNSVEKRTGNISVGTSVFAMIVLEQELKGVYPEVDMVTTPDGLPVAMVHANNCTSDLNAWMNIFREAFDALGVQVSSEKVYAALLQQALEADRDGGGLLSYGYYSGENITRLPEGRPLFVRSAESRFNLANFMRTHLFSAFGAMKIGMDRLKEQEHVVIDRLLAHGGLFKTPLVGQKMVAAALDTPVSVVSTAGEGGAFGMAVLASYMVHHQQQTLPEFLTHQVFADTSEELIEPDTLDVKGFGEFLKRYQDGLPIEEAAVAHLVPKKGVTTVC